In Drosophila santomea strain STO CAGO 1482 chromosome 2L, Prin_Dsan_1.1, whole genome shotgun sequence, a single window of DNA contains:
- the LOC120443733 gene encoding neprilysin: MGWIACLLIASICAATTARNAESQANSWLMSDILSYVADDSSACDNYYQHACGKYAERHIDDPFSEIIQMLDHKLNGNLVQLMDELHQRSQAPAFNKSSVEAKTLRFYQTCREAPQSTRKMQHYLRLTSPGEAITWPQFTPRGKPWPKDHFNWMKALGHLYRYGLTNVLMNVLVIPSVNNTNQFILDLSMPSLEGDSQHLGSFLNTLATLNAMGVPTKSSIPLARKIRRLETNIRVLTEVDDDDNTEILTLRQWEYQTGYAWQDFIESIVGHSVSNRYLVQTQNVKYFTALKRLMDSTDAEVVANYIMTRFVLYLVGDSMESSEPIECVKDVRRTMNLASDLLYKERFLNPTTLQQYTQEVTQIFDQLRRRFLLQIGENRLGLTREQCRMVATKAQHVVLNIGNMPKGRDHRNFVSRHYEDLVFPLADFDYAREHLNLLEFRTRKQVLQLDQRAPSPEEFFYMAEPDVAMSSSPYYLTRQNVIVVPHGLLQEPFFAADSHDVFKYSLLGFVLAHELMHSVDTTGLNFDSYGNVHEIGPQISSSPRFEEGLECLNRNNTQYLDERIADIAGLDLVYSTYFQSNLQRSQTDFTTIPPQQIFFLNLAQFFCDDSDSINFVDHDNDQVRLHQMLNGFAPFHQAYGCPAKSNPPEKCQLW, translated from the coding sequence ATGGGTTGGATTGCCTGCCTGTTGATCGCTTCCATTTGCGCTGCCACCACAGCCCGCAATGCCGAGTCACAGGCCAACTCATGGCTGATGAGCGACATCCTCAGCTACGTGGCGGATGATTCCAGTGCGTGCGACAACTACTACCAACATGCCTGCGGCAAGTACGCGGAGCGACACATCGACGATCCCTTTTCGGAGATCATCCAGATGCTGGACCACAAGTTAAACGGAAACCTAGTCCAGCTAATGGACGAACTGCACCAGCGCTCCCAGGCACCTGCCTTCAACAAGTCCAGCGTGGAGGCCAAAACACTGCGTTTCTACCAAACCTGCCGTGAAGCTCCACAGAGTACACGCAAGATGCAGCACTACCTTAGACTAACTTCTCCTGGCGAGGCAATCACATGGCCCCAGTTCACGCCCCGCGGCAAGCCCTGGCCCAAGGATCACTTCAATTGGATGAAGGCCTTGGGCCACCTATACCGCTACGGGCTTACCAATGTTCTGATGAACGTGTTGGTCATTCCGAGTGTTAATAACACGAACCAGTTCATACTGGACCTTAGTATGCCCAGTCTTGAAGGGGACTCGCAGCACCTGGGCAGCTTTCTCAATACCCTCGCCACTCTTAATGCCATGGGTGTGCCGACGAAGAGCTCGATACCCCTTGCACGGAAGATCAGAAGGCTGGAGACCAACATAAGGGTCCTAACCGAAGTGGACGACGATGATAATACCGAGATTTTGACTTTGCGCCAGTGGGAGTACCAAACGGGCTACGCGTGGCAGGATTTCATCGAGTCCATAGTTGGCCACAGTGTCTCAAATCGATACTTGGTGCAGACCCAAAACGTAAAGTACTTCACGGCCCTTAAGCGCCTGATGGACTCCACAGACGCCGAGGTGGTGGCCAACTACATTATGACCCGATTCGTGCTCTACCTCGTGGGTGACAGCATGGAAAGCAGTGAGCCCATCGAATGCGTCAAGGATGTGCGACGCACCATGAACCTGGCATCGGACCTGCTCTACAAGGAGCGCTTCCTTAATCCGACGACCCTTCAGCAGTACACCCAGGAAGTTACGCAGATCTTTGACCAGTTGCGTCGGCGGTTTCTATTGCAAATCGGTGAGAATCGCCTTGGGCTGACCAGGGAGCAGTGCAGAATGGTGGCCACCAAGGCTCAGCATGTCGTGCTCAACATTGGCAACATGCCAAAAGGACGTGATCATCGTAACTTTGTCAGCCGGCACTATGAGGATCTAGTGTTTCCACTCGCTGATTTCGACTACGCACGGGAGCATCTTAACCTGTTGGAGTTCCGCACCAGAAAGCAGGTTTTACAACTCGACCAACGTGCTCCGAGTCCCGAGGAGTTCTTTTACATGGCCGAACCCGACGTGGCCATGAGCTCCAGTCCCTACTATCTAACGCGGCAAAACGTCATCGTGGTGCCACACGGACTTCTGCAGGAGCCATTCTTTGCGGCGGATAGCCACGATGTATTCAAGTACAGCCTGCTGGGATTCGTCCTTGCCCACGAGTTGATGCACTCCGTCGACACCACGGGTCTTAACTTTGACAGTTACGGGAATGTACACGAAATCGGCCCGCAAATATCCAGTTCGCCGCGATTCGAGGAGGGACTGGAGTGTCTGAACCGGAACAATACCCAGTATCTGGACGAGCGCATTGCAGACATTGCCGGACTGGATCTGGTCTATTCCACCTACTTTCAGAGCAACTTGCAGAGGAGTCAAACCGATTTTACCACCATTCCTCCGCAACAAATCTTCTTCCTCAATCTGGCACAGTTCTTCTGCGACGACAGTGATTCAATTAACTTTGTTGACCACGACAACGACCAGGTGCGTCTGCATCAAATGCTCAATGGGTTCGCTCCATTCCACCAGGCTTACGGCTGTCCAGCAAAGAGCAATCCGCCCGAAAAGTGCCAGCTGTGGTAA
- the LOC120443732 gene encoding membrane metallo-endopeptidase-like 1 — MLKLSLVAWLIFSLAWRTTPTACRQTNAPQSVQEMLAAQLLSYMDTKARPCENFYQYACGNWQIQQQEQQEQHSLRDRDWARDRQRYQGQLLPTDTLGLIDHSVNRKLELLLRRRNESSLESSDSSILEQMRLYYRSCKRLKPYNLKKYLQLLPPSNSTQWPSVGRGWRPEQFDWITTLGRLRLHGLNGVLLREEVLPRWDDSRNYSIYVNKPSRQETQPTGEGAMIELLLDIGQTKRTANALARQVDDFERKLHRLQELEDDEGPREMQLGYLDSYLPQLRWLSFMRQVRIDFELDLRSTLIIENIPYLRALSDLVESESPDTVCSYIMLKWLAFLKQQGPADISRGECVAALRRSMPLASSWLVGQQFSDPESESYVRSLFQRLKVRFGQILAENRMRLSPPLVHILQQKLRAAHLQMGFFQPEEVEDVEQYHVRVDLSGHSFYGNQLVLLRQRVEANHDLLSMNATNFANSTGSNLSYLSESWEASNSSPLYVRPRNLVLVPHGLLQLPIWHRNISALQQHAVMGFVLAHELAHGFDMSGMDYDGLGNIMGPVEEIGASRQFRQGLQCLQQQMATGSKWIDEKLADFVALRLAYETFFGVRDKREPRDPLMPQFSQRQLFFITFAQFFCGRTPVLSPRSQSEAHLKHAADELRVMQTLANFEEFAREFGCDKKAKMQASQRCRIW, encoded by the coding sequence ATGCTGAAGCTCAGCCTGGTGGCCTGGCTCATATTTTCGCTGGCCTGGCgcaccacgcccaccgcctGTCGCCAGACCAACGCCCCCCAGAGCGTCCAGGAAATGCTGGCCGCGCAGCTGCTGAGCTACATGGACACGAAGGCGCGTCCCTGCGAGAACTTCTACCAGTATGCCTGCGGCAACTGGCAGatccagcagcaggagcagcaggagcagcactCCTTGCGCGACCGGGATTGGGCCAGGGATCGGCAGCGATACCAAGGTCAGCTGCTGCCCACCGATACCCTGGGACTGATAGACCACTCCGTCAACCGCaagctggagctgctgctgcggcgaaGGAATGAGAGCTCCTTGGAGTCCTCGGACTCCTCGATCCTCGAGCAGATGCGACTCTACTACCGTTCGTGCAAACGCCTTAAGCCGTACAACCTGAAGAAGTACCTGCAGCTCCTGCCGCCCAGCAACTCCACCCAGTGGCCATCGGTGGGTCGCGGCTGGCGTCCGGAGCAGTTCGACTGGATAACCACCTTGGGGCGACTGCGTCTGCACGGATTGAACGGAGTGCTGCTGCGAGAGGAGGTCCTGCCCCGATGGGATGACTCGCGCAACTACAGCATCTATGTGAACAAGCCGAGTCGCCAGGAGACGCAGCCCACGGGTGAAGGAGCAATGATCGAGCTGCTCCTGGACATTGGGCAGACCAAGCGCACGGCCAACGCCTTGGCCCGGCAGGTGGACGACTTTGAGCGGAAGCTGCACCGCctgcaggagctggaggacGACGAAGGACCGCGAGAAATGCAGCTGGGCTACTTGGACTCGTACCTGCCCCAGCTACGGTGGCTGTCCTTTATGCGCCAGGTGCGCATCGACTTCGAGCTGGATCTGCGCTCCACATTGATCATCGAGAATATTCCGTACCTCCGGGCCCTCAGCGACCTGGTGGAATCGGAGAGCCCGGACACCGTCTGCAGCTACATCATGCTCAAGTGGTTGGCCTTCCTCAAGCAGCAGGGTCCCGCGGACATCTCACGTGGTGAGTGCGTGGCCGCCCTCCGAAGGTCCATGCCCCTGGCCAGTAGCTGGCTAGTGGGCCAGCAGTTCTCCGACCCGGAATCCGAGTCCTACGTTCGCTCCCTGTTCCAGCGCTTGAAGGTGCGTTTTGGCCAGATCTTGGCTGAGAACCGGATGAGACTATCGCCACCTCTGGTGCACATCCTGCAGCAGAAGCTTCGCGCTGCGCACCTGCAGATGGGCTTCTTTCAGCCGGAGGAAGTGGAGGACGTGGAGCAGTACCACGTTCGCGTCGACCTGAGCGGCCACTCCTTCTACGGCAACCAGCTGGTCCTGCTGCGCCAACGCGTAGAGGCGAACCACGATCTGCTCTCCATGAACGCAACAAACTTCGCCAATTCCACGGGCAGCAACTTGAGCTACCTGTCCGAAAGCTGGGAGGCCAGCAACTCGTCACCGCTGTATGTGCGACCCCGCAATCTGGTCCTGGTGCCTCACGGTCTGCTCCAGCTGCCCATCTGGCACCGAAACATCAGCGCCCTGCAGCAGCACGCCGTTATGGGATTCGTGCTGGCCCACGAACTGGCACACGGCTTCGACATGTCGGGAATGGACTACGATGGCCTGGGAAATATCATGGGACCCGTGGAGGAGATCGGCGCCAGTCGACAGTTTAGACAGGGGCTGCAGTgtctgcagcagcagatggCCACCGGCTCCAAGTGGATCGACGAGAAGCTGGCCGACTTTGTGGCCCTGCGGCTGGCTTATGAGACCTTCTTCGGGGTGCGGGACAAGCGGGAGCCGAGGGATCCTCTGATGCCGCAATTCAGCCAGCGGCAGCTATTCTTCATCACCTTCGCCCAGTTCTTTTGCGGCCGGACACCAGTGCTCAGTCCGCGTTCGCAGTCGGAGGCACATTTGAAGCACGCCGCGGATGAGTTGCGTGTGATGCAGACGCTGGCCAACTTTGAGGAGTTCGCAAGGGAGTTCGGGTGCGACAAGAAGGCCAAGATGCAGGCCAGCCAGCGGTGCCGCATATGGTAA
- the LOC120456717 gene encoding uncharacterized protein LOC120456717 codes for MPESHSYKLKRLTSTTRQQTNPTMVLTNSTPNSSSKHNQMVVDTAAMNSEDLSELLQLNAEIEERRRSCRFGDASTACGLLRATMTREELFEISSLDDDRFLTALEHQNSFASLRRVQVTDLDLSSIENLMKYFDEEVPVTPTKILGTTKTAATTGKVASTIAKLALQTDPVTPPKPKVGSGHLKISELKQMYEQLPEMETPRSVYQGSRKASASLPMKVKEMAQLFNSKISQVMRRTEEPQYVQLQNELSPEVKVQNRLVSPIESPVHGPCLVAEEVFRELSVKDKALLFNKFIGDMAAKHPKFNAHAADLKEKVNKQVARGEVVAERQASVKHLAQELEAKCILEPVSPPRPGGVSPPKTAESKSETSPSQLHVSTLTVILKPSPERRAPLARPRRCLDRQSDEHAREPSQKRNLDAIRTAMPTEAYAPPKKIRRTRQERSGADNQMFFQNEHLETLFYSWLSSENGVQFDITSVSNGQQTIEIATEEGELLEQPLLEPSTAAPEDVSQKSAVERLLEEAIAKLELDNESKKVAQVEEKKEVDTAEDPVVQVTPRRIKRQAPPVPAPRPSLSQVTSSASSCKQSEAEESESGLSTLPKITSDESQPDTPKDDMQSGEFDFAKPQRPPRKKKMRRTLTWKKENSIVEATAITSTDSDSDYKPPLAGAGKKKSGATCNPLSLPLPEQSFIELDKSLMRHMNSPRKIKSAYTLTVMSSPSPNADSDQSPSQTPRQSLVQAMRDSFVDQGFETCSNDPMDNSPIRRSSVGGTDSKPSGFSTPVKGRHASSPAQQQLFSPILIQERPRRSSLAMQVIREDHPLDLDATSSTPSTPCSEREFFANAPTVEIDNSQDESPTSKAHSMFWITSGDFTVSLEIFKNSPERLRLLYEIFTQKSWETRDLAFGIDGHKFHRGAASSESMRQSLPERPPSVKGCSHYWFASGDLAVPFSGKLMSGEKIERLFAFLNGEQSDLRFGVDHIEFSSVPEFWPTTQKYSIESSYSMLVGLQAGASNGLEGRSKYSWPNSSITANQAIKTSDLDQTEFESDSFGNNSGRLSFSPDLFSLDYEAVPLDELFAKAPPSAATTPAMSVPQMMQTLKQQQSKLRSVEQRIRSYAKPANLADSSLEHCRNTPQYGHKLRSIIRAIDNIGRDDGFRGCSMEQLESFMYFLSEYADVCLANCSEHMDKILDTLMDRRAVEV; via the exons ATGCCAGAAAGCCACAGTTACAAACTGAAACGTCTAACGTCAACAACCAGACAGCAAACTAATCCAACAATGGTCCTGACAAATTCCACGCCAAACAGCTCATCCAAGCACAACCAGATGGTGGTGGACACCGCAGCCATGAACAGTGAGGATCTCAGCGAGCTACTGCAGCTGAACGCCGAGATCGAGGAACGTCGTCGCTCCTGTCGCTTTGGAGACGCCAGCACCGCCTGTGGCCTGCTCCGAGCTACGATGACCAGGGAGGAACTCTTCGAGATCTCCTCGCTGGACGACGACCGCTTCCTGACAGCGCTGGAGCACCAAAACTCGTTTGCGAGTTTGCGCCGAGTGCAGGTTACCGACCTGGACCTGTCCAGTATCGAGAATCTGATGAAGTACTTCGACGAAGAGGTGCCTGTGACGCCAACAAAGATCTTGGGCACCACCAAGACAGCCGCAACCACGGGCAAAGTGGCCAGCACCATCGCCAAGTTGGCCCTCCAGACGGATCCGGTTACGCCGCCCAAGCCAAAGGTTGGCAGTGGTCACCTCAAGATCAGCGAGCTCAAGCAGATGTACGAACAGCTGCCGGAGATGGAGACGCCACGCTCTGTCTACCAGGGTTCCAGAAAGGCATCCGCCTCGCTGCCCATGAAGGTCAAGGAGATGGCCCAGCTATTTAACTCGAAGATCAGCCAGGTAATGCGACGCACGGAGGAACCGCAGTATGTTCAGCTGCAAAACGAGTTGTCGCCGGAGGTCAAGGTCCAGAATCGCCTGGTGTCGCCCATAGAGTCGCCAGTGCATGGACCCTGCCTGGTGGCCGAGGAAGTTTTCCGCGAGCTGAGCGTCAAGGACAAGGCGCTGCTGTTCAACAAGTTCATCGGCGACATGGCAGCCAAGCATCCCAAGTTCAATGCCCATGCCGCGGATCTCAAGGAGAAGGTGAACAAGCAGGTGGCCCGAGGCGAGGTGGTGGCTGAACGGCAAGCCAGTGTCAAGCATCTCGCCCAGGAGCTGGAGGCGAAGTGCATCCTGGAGCCGGTATCGCCACCACGGCCCGGTGGTGTCTCTCCGCCCAAGACGGCTGAGAGCAAATCGGAGACAAGCCCCTCCCAGCTCCATGTGAGCACCCTGACCGTGATCCTCAAGCCAAGTCCGGAGCGCAGAGCTCCACTGGCACGACCACGCCGTTGCCTGGACCGCCAGAGCGATGAGCATGCCCGTGAGCCATCCCAAAAGCGAAACCTCGACGCAATTCGCACCGCCATGCCAACGGAGGCCTATGCGCCACCCAAGAAGATACGACGCACTCGGCAGGAGCGCTCCGGTGCGGATAACCAAATGTTTTTTCAGAACGAACACCTTGAGACTTTGTTCTACAGCTGGCTCAGCTCGGAGAATGGGGTGCAGTTCGACATTACGAGTGTGTCTAACGGTCAGCAGACCATCGAGATAGCCACCGAGGAGGGTGAGCTTCTGGAGCAGCCGCTCCTCGAGCCGAGCACTGCTGCTCCGGAGGATGTCAGCCAAAAGTCCGCGGTCGAGCGGCTTCTGGAGGAGGCCATTGCCAAACTGGAGTTGGATAACGAGTCCAAGAAGGTGGCACAAGTCGAGGAAAAGAAGGAGGTGGATACGGCCGAGGATCCGGTAGTCCAAGTCACACCGAGACGCATTAAGCGCCAGGCACCGCCAGTGCCGGCTCCACGACCCAGTCTAAGCCAGGTTACCTCCAGTGCATCCAGCTGCAAGCAATCCGAGGCTGAGGAAAGTGAATCCGGGTTGTCTACTCTGCCCAAG ATAACCAGCGACGAATCCCAGCCCGACACGCCAAAGGATGACATGCAGTCAGGTGAATTTGATTTCGCCAAGCCCCAGCGTCCGCCACGCAAGAAGAAGATGCGCCGCACTCTCACCTGGAAGAAGGAGAACTCCATTGTCGAGGCCACGGCCATAACGTCAACGGACTCCGATTCCGATTACAAGCCGCCGCTTGCAGGAGCAGGCAAAAAGAAGTCCGGAGCCACCTGTAACCCACTTTCACTGCCACTGCCCGAGCAAAGTTTCATCGAGCTGGACAAGTCACTGATGCGCCACATGAACTCGCCCCGGAAGATCAAGTCGGCGTACACACTCACCGTAATGTCATCGCCCTCGCCGAATGCAGACAGCGATCAGTCTCCCAGTCAGACACCAAGGCAATCCCTGGTGCAAGCCATGCGGGACAGTTTCGTGGATCAGGGCTTTGAGACGTGCTCGAACGATCCCATGGACAACAGTCCCATACGCCGATCCTCGGTGGGAGGCACGGACTCGAAGCCCTCCGGTTTCTCAACGCCCGTCAAAGGACGCCACGCTTCCAGTccggcgcagcagcaactgttCAGTCCGATTCTCATCCAGGAGCGACCTCGCCGCAGTTCCCTGGCCATGCAAGTAATTCGAGAGGATCATCCGCTCGACCTGGACGCCACCTCTAGCACACCCTCCACGCCGTGCAGCGAGCGGGAGTTCTTCGCCAATGCCCCGACAGTCGAGATTGACAACTCCCAGGATGAAAGTCCGACCAGCAAGGCGCACTCCATGTTCTGGATCACCTCGGGCGACTTCACTGTCTCGCTGGAAATCTTCAAGAACAGCCCGGAACGCCTGCGTCTGCTTTACGAGATCTTCACGCAGAAAAGCTGGGAGACTCGTGACCTGGCCTTTGGCATCGACGGTCACAAGTTCCATCGCGGAGCTGCGAGCTCCGAATCCATGCGCCAATCGCTGCCCGAGCGTCCGCCCAGTGTGAAGGGCTGCTCCCACTACTGGTTCGCCAGCGGAGATCTCGCCGTGCCCTTCAGCGGCAAACTGATGTCCGGCGAGAAGATCGAGCGCCTGTTCGCGTTCCTCAACGGAGAGCAGTCGGATTTGCGCTTCGGCGTGGACCACATCGAATTCAGCAGCGTGCCGGAGTTCTGGCCCACCACCCAGAAGTATTCGATCGAGAGCAGCTACAGCATGCTGGTGGGTCTGCAGGCGGGTGCCAGCAATGGCCTGGAGGGGCGCAGCAAGTACTCCTGgcccaacagcagcatcacTGCCAACCAGGCCATCAAGACCAGCGACCTGGATCAGACGGAGTTCGAATCCGATAGCTTTGGCAACAACAGTGGTCGGCTGTCCTTCTCGCCGGACCTCTTCTCCCTGGACTACGAGGCGGTTCCCCTGGACGAGCTGTTCGCCAAGGCACCTCCGTCTGCCGCCACCACACCAGCCATGTCCGTGCCACAAATGATGCAGACGCttaagcagcagcagtccaAACTTCGCAGTGTGGAGCAGCGCATTCGCAGCTACGCCAAGCCCGCCAATCTGGCGGACTCCTCGCTGGAGCACTGCCGCAATACGCCGCAGTATGGCCACAAGCTGCGCTCCATCATCCGGGCCATCGACAATATTGGACGCGACGATGGCTTCCGCGGCTGCTCGATGGAGCAGCTCGAGAGCTTCATGTACTTCCTCAGCGAGTATGCGGATGTGTGCCTGGCCAACTGCAGCGAGCACATGGACAAGATTCTCGACACACTGATGGACCGCAGGGCCGTGGAGGTCTGA
- the LOC120458413 gene encoding endothelin-converting enzyme 2: MVRNLWTALLLLGSATCGSSVPVSQSPDPEQSCPYLGECNSTINEQHIDTLMSYVDSEQNPCEDFYAYACGKWRARHGSHTTATMISESQINRQYEDLFLQLLRNPSAPEYGYPMYAKVLAHYQSCLVLEKPDLRRYIELLDRELLASLSSMHWMHLLAALGRYGYHGHYVQVEVRWYNATHHMIFLQPHNHHLNLTLTEDIYDALCQDGSSWPPLHQLQEQFKSLEQNLVRLAKPHSADDTFRNYSLEQIRTAVPALQWDEALRMQLGRTVAGDHVFQVDDLDAIKGLVEYLNTADTLLLNRYSLARFLSHLLELPHNPLATWRTGQRSRGRSCIRHMRRSVYLPMNYVYERSFYARRRHADELVIHSVFQQLQSQLEQRVQHNVFNLSQELVNSLQAKVHQMRINVGNLPPNVSEQFYWHSDRRWSVGSDFYENHLNSLLYYYTLVADLESSSDQEERDIWYSFNMHTPEFPDNIDATPYFYCLGNIIFVPYSYVRRPFFDANFWPALLYGDLANTLGHEIMHALDTDLVDYDARGNLRNFSDQLGVVELYQGGVGCLNSSAVMLNERTSDVSGSRLALQTYGGDWLTRSGNGRLYFLQFAHFFCGDEGDQYHDSGSQRLNYALGQVPQFAEVFGCHVGSGMTSAEQCPFW; the protein is encoded by the coding sequence ATGGTGCGAAATCTATGGACTGCCCTCCTCCTGCTGGGCAGTGCCACCTGCGGTTCGAGTGTGCCGGTCTCCCAATCTCCCGATCCTGAACAGAGTTGTCCGTACCTCGGAGAGTGCAATTCCACAATCAATGAGCAGCACATCGATACCCTGATGTCCTACGTGGACAGCGAACAGAATCCCTGCGAGGACTTCTATGCCTACGCCTGCGGCAAATGGCGTGCGAGGCACGGAAGCCACACCACAGCCACGATGATCAGCGAATCGCAGATCAACCGCCAGTACGAGGACCTGTTCCTCCAACTGCTGAGGAATCCCAGTGCCCCGGAGTACGGATACCCCATGTACGCCAAGGTGTTGGCCCATTACCAGTCATGCCTCGTGCTGGAAAAGCCCGACCTGAGGCGGTACATCGAGCTACTGGACCGCGAACTGCTCGCCTCCTTGAGCTCCATGCACTGGATGCACCTGCTGGCGGCTCTTGGGCGGTACGGCTACCACGGCCACTACGTCCAAGTGGAGGTGCGTTGGTACAACGCCACCCATCACATGATCTTCCTGCAGCCGCACAATCACCACCTGAACCTGACTCTCACCGAGGACATCTATGATGCGCTGTGTCAGGATGGCTCCTCCTGGCCACCACTCCACCAGCTGCAGGAGCAGTTCAAAAGTCTCGAGCAGAACTTGGTCCGACTGGCGAAGCCTCATTCGGCGGACGATACCTTCCGAAATTACAGTCTGGAGCAGATTCGGACGGCGGTGCCGGCACTGCAGTGGGACGAGGCGCTGAGGATGCAGCTGGGCAGAACAGTGGCCGGGGATCACGTCTTCCAGGTGGACGACTTGGACGCCATCAAGGGGCTTGTGGAGTACCTCAATACGGCGGATACTCTTCTGCTCAATCGATACAGCCTGGCAAGGTTCCTCAGCCACCTGCTGGAGCTGCCGCACAACCCGCTGGCCACCTGGAGAACGGGCCAGAGGTCCCGGGGAAGGAGCTGCATTCGCCACATGCGTCGCTCCGTTTACCTGCCGATGAACTATGTGTACGAGAGAAGTTTCTACGCCCGTCGGCGTCACGCCGATGAGCTAGTCATCCACAGCGTCTTCCAGCAGCTGCAGAGCCAGCTGGAGCAGCGGGTGCAGCACAACGTCTTCAATCTTAGCCAGGAACTGGTGAACTCGCTGCAGGCAAAGGTGCACCAGATGCGCATCAATGTGGGCAATCTGCCGCCCAACGTTTCGGAGCAGTTCTACTGGCACAGCGACCGGCGATGGAGCGTGGGTAGCGACTTCTACGAGAATCACCTGAACAGCCTGCTGTACTACTACACGCTCGTCGCCGATCTGGAAAGCAGCTCGGACCAGGAGGAGCGGGACATCTGGTACAGCTTCAATATGCACACGCCCGAGTTTCCGGACAACATCGATGCCACGCCGTACTTCTACTGCCTGGGCAACATCATCTTTGTGCCGTACTCCTACGTGAGGCGACCCTTCTTCGACGCCAACTTCTGGCCAGCGCTGCTGTACGGCGACCTGGCCAACACCCTGGGCCACGAGATCATGCACGCCTTGGACACGGACCTGGTGGACTACGATGCGCGGGGTAATCTGCGCAACTTCAGTGACCAGTTGGGCGTGGTGGAGCTCTACCAAGGGGGTGTTGGATGCCTGAACAGCAGCGCCGTAATGCTGAACGAGCGCACCTCGGACGTCAGCGGTTCCCGGCTGGCCCTGCAGACCTACGGCGGCGACTGGCTAACCCGGTCGGGCAACGGGCGGCTCTACTTCCTCCAGTTTGCCCACTTTTTCTGCGGCGATGAGGGCGACCAGTACCACGACTCCGGCAGCCAGCGGCTCAACTACGCCCTCGGCCAGGTGCCGCAGTTCGCAGAGGTGTTTGGGTGCCACGTTGGCTCTGGTATGACCAGCGCGGAGCAGTGCCCCTTCTGGTGA
- the LOC120443706 gene encoding techylectin-5B, translating into MRSVWIYVALVGPFFIYSTEFHFQKLYANKLPFCRNKPALELFHKMVLALLEEHESSRSTENIQERSSDLNTTGLLGRHRSQCPTYPSAHGIYTIQVLRLEPFQVSCDAEIAGSGWTVIARRTSNQLNFFRSWEEYKTGFGQLDGDFFIGLDKLHAITKSQPHELYIHLEDFEGQTRYAHYDEFFVESENKFYAMTKLGEFTGDAGDSMMHNRNQNFSTFDRDNDAWHKNCAEEYFGPWWHVNCTYSNLFGVYVNGDDAQYFQWKGIVWHSWRTERYSYKVMQMMIRPKCHCSG; encoded by the exons ATGCGATCAGTGTGGATATATGTGGCACTTGTGGgtcccttttttatttattcaacaGAG TTCCACTTCCAAAAGTTATATGCAAATAAGCTTCCATTTTGCAGAAATAAACCCGCACTAGAATTGTTTCACAAAATGGTACTAGCCTTGCTCGAAGAACACGAATCTAGTCGCAGTACAGAAAACATCCAAGAGCGTAGTTCAGATTTAAATACCACCGGATTGCTGGGAAGACATCGCTCCCAGTGCCCCACTTATCCATCTGCTCATGGAATTTACACCATTCAGGTGTTGCGACTGGAACCCTTTCAGGTGTCCTGCGATGCCGAGATTGCCGGTTCCGGATGGACTGTGATAGCCCGGCGCACCAGCAACCAGTTGAACTTCTTCCGCAGCTGGGAGGAGTACAAAACTGGCTTCGGGCAGCTCGATGGTGATTTTTTCATTGGCTTGGACAAACTGCACGCCATTACTAAGTCACAGCCCCACGAGTTGTACATTCACCTGGAGGACTTTGAGGGACAGACACGATATGCGCATTACGATGAATTCTTTGTCGAAAGCGAAAACAAGTTCTATGCAATGACCAAACTGGGCGAGTTCACCGGCGACGCAGGGGATTCCATGATGCACAACCGCAACCAGAACTTTTCCACCTTCGATAGGGACAATGATGCGTGGCACAAAAACTGCGCCGAGGAGTATTTCGGTCCTTGGTGGCATGTGAACTGCACATACAG TAATCTTTTCGGCGTCTATGTGAATGGAGATGATGCCCAGTACTTTCAGTGGAAGGGGATCGTCTGGCACTCTTGGCGCACTGAGCGCTATTCCTACAAAGTGATGCAAATGATGATTCGACCCAAGTGCCATTGTTCAGGATAG